The genomic segment CGTGCCGTGATCGCGGCCCTGCTGGGTTCGATCCTCTATCGACTGGCCATAGCCATGGCCCTGGGCATGAATCTGGGCGGGTTCTCCTTCACTCCCAGTGACCTGAACCTGATCACAGCGGTTTTGGTGGTCCTGGCGCTCACCGCGCCGAAAATCAAGGCGCGGTTTTTCTCATGATGCTGTCCCTGAAAAATATCGTCAAATATTTTCACCGGGGCAGTGTCAACGAGGTGCTGGCCCTGCAGAATGTCTGCCTGGATGTGCGTCGCGGTGACTTTATCTGCATCATCGGCTCCAACGGGGCCGGCAAATCCACGCTGCTCAACGGTCTGGCCGGATGTTTTTTTCCGGATCAGGGCACTATTCTGCTGGATGAGCGCGACATTACCAGCTGGCCGGAATACAAACGGGCCAAGTTCATCGGCCGGGTCTTCCAGGATCCGCTACTGGGTACCTGCGCCACCATGACTATTGAGCAGAACCTGGCCTTGGCCCTGCGGCGGGGGCGTTTCCGGGGACTCTCCGCCGGGGTGCGTCGGCTGGACCGGGACCTGTTCCGGGATAAGCTGCGCATGCTGGATTTGGGGCTGGAGGATCGATTTCAGGATGCCGTGGGTCTGCTTTCCGGAGGACAACGCCAGGCATTGACCATGGTCATGGCCACCCTGGTCCGGCCGGACATCCTGCTTCTGGATGAACACACCGCGGCCCTGGACCCCAAAACCGGCCGGCAGATTCTGGATCTGACCGACCGGTTGGTGGAGGGCATGGAGTTGACCACCCTGATGGTGACCCACAACATGCACCAGGCCTTGCGCATGGGGAATCGGCTGATCATGATGCACCGGGGCGAGATCATTCTGGACATCACCGGTGAGGAAAAGTCCCGCCTGCAGGTGGACGACCTGCTGGCCCGGTTCTACAGTCTGAAGCAGGACGCCTTTGCCTCGGACAAGATGCTGCTGGTATGAGGGAGCAACGGGCAGAATTCAGAATTCAGGAGTCAGGAGTCAGGATTAGAACGAAATCGAAATCGAAATCGAAATCGCAATCGAGCGATACAAGTACGTCATTGAATGAAGGATTGAGCGATCTCGATTTCGATAGCGATTTCGATTTGGATTAATTCATCCATGAAACATAAACCCAACGGAGTTTTTCAATGTCTGAACGGACCCTTTGCATGATCAAGCCGGATGGCGTGGAGCGGAATTTGATTGGAAATGTTTTGACCCGGATCGAGACCGCCGGGTTGCGGATCGTGGCGTTGCGCAAGCTGCGGCTGACCACGGCCCAGGCCGAGGGCTTTTATGCCGTGCACAAGGAGCGGCCGTTTTTTCAGAGCCTGGTGAGTTATATGACCTCCGGCCCCATCGTGGCCGCGGTGCTGGAAGGTGACAATGCCATTTCCCGCTGGCGGGAACTGATGGGCGCCACCAATCCGGCCAATGCGGAACAGGGTACCATTCGCAAGGATCTGGCCCTGGACGTGGAGCGGAACACGGTGCACGGTTCGGACGCCCCGGAGACCGCGGCCCAGGAGATCCCCTACTTCTTCAACACCATGGAGCAGCAGGGATGAGTCCTTTGCGCGTCGGGTCCATCGGGCTTGGGAACATGGGGGCGGCGATGATCAAGGCGATCTCGTCGCGCCCGGACACCTCCATTCACGGCTATGACCCCGACTGGAACAAGGTCCACTGTCTGGTGGATATCCCCGGCTTTGTTCCGTCCGAGAGCGCGGGAGACGTACTCCGGAAGACCGACTTCGTCTTCCTGGCAGTCAAGCCGCAGGTCATGGCCACGGTCCTGACCGAGGCCGTCCCGTCCCTGCGGCCGGAAACCTGTCTGATTTCCATTGCCGCGGGCATCGGGCTGGAGCAGTTGCAGGCCTGGTCCGACCAGCGCTGCGCCGTGATCCGGGTCATGCCCAACACCCCGGCCATGGTCCGCTCCGGAGTCAGCGCGGTCTGTTTCGAGGATCCCCGGGTGACCGGAGACCAGAAAGCCACGGTCGTGGAACTGCTGGGACTGCTGGGGCAGGTGCATGAGCTGCCGGAGCGCTATTTCCACGCCTTCACCGCCCTGGTGGGTTCCGGGCCGGCCTACGTGTTTCACTTCATGGACGCCCTGGTCCAGGCCGGAGTCTCCGCGGGCCTGGGACGGCCCCAGGCCGAGCAGATGGTCGCCGGGCTGCTGGAGGGCTCGGTCAAGCTGGCCCAGGAGACCGGATACAGCCTCAGCGCCCTGCAGCACATGGTCACCTCACCGGGAGGCACGACCATTGCCGCGCTGAACCACCTGGACAGAACAGCTGTTCGCGGCTCGATCATCGACGCGGTGCACGAGGCGGAGCAGCGGAGTCGGGAGCTGGGTGGCGAATAGGTTGTGTGTCCAGTGCCACAAACAAAAAAGGGGGCAATTGCCCCCTTTTTTGTTTGTGGCACTGGACATGTTTTGGGAAGCGATATAAAGTAAATACCAAAGAGTCTGACAAGGGCAAAGCACACCGAAAGGGTGCGACGCAAAGCCACCGGCCTACCTTTCGCCTTCGCGAAACAGGGCAGCGGGGCCGCCGACTGCGAGGGCTTTTCCCCGCACATCACTTCGCCCCGCTTTCCGCCCCCCTCCCTTCGCCGTTTCGGCGATGTTTTCCACTTGTCGCCTTTCTCGTTTGCAGAGCCTCGTCTTCAGGGAAACCAAATTACCTGGACCATATTGTAACCTAACATGTGGTTGCCCCTATTGTGCGTCGTCAATCTTCCGGCCTGACCTTTATTGAAATTCTGGTTGCCATTGTCATCGCCCTGGTGCTGGCAGCGGTCAGCGCACCGTATCTGACCGGAATGTACCGCAGTGCCGGAGTGTCCACCGTGGCACACGATTATTTATCCACGCTCAGTTTTGCCCGTAGCGAAGCCATCAAGCGCAACCAGCGGGTGACCGTCTGCAAAAGCGAGGACGGACAGGAGTGCACGACCCAGGGAGGCTGGGAGCAAGGATGGATCGTATTCGTGGATGCCCAGAATCAGGCTCAGGTGGCCGACCCCGCGGACATCCTTCGCGTTCGCGGCCCGCTGCGCGCGGGGATGACCCTGACCGGGAACATGCCGGTCCGCAACTACGTGTCCTACGTGGCCAATGGCTCAACCCAGTACGTCAGCGGTGCCTTCCAGGCCGGCACCTTGACCCTCTGCCGTCAGGAACGCGGCGTGAAGTTCGTCCTGGCCCGGGCCGGAAGGGTCCGCACGGAGCAGACGACCTGTCAGTGACCAAATAGGGGAACAATGCCTTTGTCATGTCTTCGGAGGCAAGAATGTTTGATCGGCTGAAGCATCTGGACCGTGATCTGCAAGACGCTTTGTTCGTCCAACTACGCAACCTCTGGACCCATGCGTCCACCGCCATCGAGGGCAATACCCTGACCCTGGGCGAGACGGCTTTTGTCCTCGGTGAGGGGCTGACCGTTTCCTGCAAGCCCCTCAAGGACCATCAGGAAGTGCTTGGTCACGCCAGAGCAATTGAGCTTGTGTACGAGATCGTCAAGAGAGACAAACCGCTCTGCGAAGCAAACCTTTTCGCCCTGCATGCAGCCGTGCAGGTGGAACAGGTTTTTGATGTGTACAAGCCTGTGGGAGGCTGGAAATTTGAGCCGAACTCCACGGTCATGGTTTTCGACGATGAGCAGATCATTTTCGAGTATGCGGCACCGGAGGATGTTCCCGGGTTGATGGAAAAATGGTTTGCGCTGTTTGAACGGTTCCAGAGGGCTTCCGACACGGCACGGGAGAGGAGCCGGGATGAAGCGCTTCAGGCATACGTTCACATCCACACGGCCTTTGTCCGCATTCATCCCTTTTCCGACGGCAACGGCCGACTGGCGCGCCTTGTGGCCAACATCCCGGTGATCAGGGCCGGCTTTCCGCCCATCATCATCCCAAAGCAAGGACGACAGGAATATAGCGCCGCGCTGACGGAGTACCATCAACAAGCCGGACCGCTTGACGCTGAAGGCGAATTGCTCCCCAATCTCGAGGCATTGGATCGTTTTTCCACGTTCTGTTCCAGCGCATGGGCCGAGTCGAACCGTCTTGTGGACAAGGCGTTCGCGCTGCAACGAAACCGAGAATCCAAGGTGCAATCATGATCGGATTTCAACCCAACAGAGAATCCGGCTTCAGTATCATCGAAGTCCTCATCGTGGTAGCCATCGCCTCCATCCTCACGGCCATCGCCATTCCGGCCTTCAACGTGTTCATCGGCAATACGCGAGTCAGCACCGTGACCAACGAGTTCGTTTCCGCGCTGAATTTAGCGAGGAGTGAGGCCATCAAGCGTGGAGGCGATGTGCATGTCTGCCGCAGCTCCAACGGCGCGACCTGCGCCACGAGCGGGCACTGGGGCCAGGGTTGGCTGATCGCGGACGAGAACGATACTCCGATCAGGGTTCGAGAAGGCCTGAGAGAGCCTTCGTCTTTTGCCGGAAACGGCACACTAGCCACGAACACAAACACCAGAATTACTTTTAGTCGCGATGGTAGAGTGTTGGAAAATGTCGATGCTTCCTTTTTACAGGTTCAAAGCAAAGGGCGTTCGATGTGCATCCGGATCAATTCGGCTGGCCGGGTGAGGTCTGAAAGCGGGGCGTGTAGTTAAATGACATCGTTGGCACTATTCTACAGGAGTTTCATCCGTGGAAACTGAAGCAAAAATAAAAGTAGATCAGTATAATTATCAGCAGGCAAAAAAGATTTTGCAACATATTGGTCTGGATTATTCACAGGCGATCAATCTCTTCAATGAGATGATAATATTTCAAAAAGGTCTTCCTTTCGAATACAAATATCCCAATGCGGAAACATTGAAGGCAATGGAGGAAGCCAGAAATATGGATGGCGATTTTATATCTATTGATGAATTATCGAAGGCCCAATATGCGTTTCGGGCAGGTGACCTGTCTGCCAACAGGCCGTCAGGGAATAATAATTACGCCTTCGGTTTATGCCCCAAGGGGGCATCGTCCCGTAGCCCAGGGTTGGACAGCCAAAGGCTGGCCTACCCTGGGTCAATTGAAAGAAAGTGAGACAACCCCAAAGGGGTTGCGTCAGGTATAGCCTTGCTCGGAGCTGGCCGGATTTCCATTTTGCGGGACGCAACCCCCTTGGGGTTGAAGAAAAAATATGGTGTTGGTCCCAGGGTAGCGTCTGCAGCCTCGCTACGCCGCAACCCTGGGCTATGGGACTGAATCCCGTTGGGATTCCCGGAGAAAAAAACAGTCCGAAACGCATGATGTGCCAAGGGAAATTTATTTTGAAGCGCTTCTCTGGCGACCATTCCTGTAGGAGCAGGCCTCGCGCCTGCCCAGGTTGCGAGCAATCGCATGGGATACCAATGTGTTACGACCGTAACTCGCTGCCGCCCCGACCCAGGGCAACCGCGAGGGCCGCCCCTAGCCGCCCCTACGGAAGGGCAAGCGCGACACGGTGATAACCACCATACTGTTTAGGTTATTTGTTCGATTCCTTACCCAGGACTACCATGATCGAAGCGACAACCATAGATCCCGCGACCATGCAGCGCTACCGGGAAACTGCAAAGCGTCGCTTTGATGCCTTGGCGCGTCAACGTGATGAACGGAGAACAAAGGCTTGGGAAGTTGCACATGCGGCTGGCGAGTTACTTCGGAGGCGGTTTCATGCGCGAATGGTTTGGGTGTTTGGATCCCTTCTACAGGATGGCCTGTTTCACGATCACTCCGACGTGGACGTGGCCGCTTTGGGCCTGCGCCAGGAGGACATCCTGAAAGCGGTTGCCGCGGTTACCAGTTTGGATTCGGATATCTCTGTGGATCTTGTGATCTTCGAAGATGCCCCGAAAAGTCTGCGTCAAATCATCCAGGCTGAAGGGAGGCCGGTATGATGCACACCGCTGAAGTTTTTCCCGCATTGGCCGGTCGAATTGAACAGGTCCTTCTGGATGCGAAACGGGTAGCTGAACGAGCAGGAATGCTGCTGGACAAGGCCCGACAATCCGGGGACCAGTGTTATCTGGACGGAGTGGCTCTGAACCTGCACGGTTTTTATGCCGCCGTTGAATCATGTTTCGAAGATATTGCCCGCACCGTGGACGGAGCATTGCCCTCGGGGAAAAATTGGCATCAAGAGCTGTTGCGCCAGATGGGCGCCGAGTTGAAAGGCGTCAGGCCGGCTGTCATTTCGCTGCCAACGCGGGACTGTCTGGACGAATATCGCGCCTTTCGCCACCTTGTCCGCAATGTTTACACATTCAACCTGCGGCCCGAGCGGGTTGCCGCCTTGGCCGAGGAGGTGTTGCCCTGCCATGAGCAGGTGCAGCGGGACGTTGATAAATTCAAAGGCTTTCTAATAGCAATGGCTGAAATGCCGCCTGATGAACAGTGAAACTCAGGGCAACAGCATGCAAATCATCTCGCGACACCTTGAGACCATCAAACAGGGCATTGCCCAGGACGACCGGATCGTCTTCGCCTATCTGTACGGCTCAGCCCTGGAGGACCCGGGGGCCCGGGATATTGATATCGCGCTGTATGCCCGCGATGGCGTTGACCCGTTTCTGCTCAGCGCGGACACGGCCCTGGGCCTGTCCAGGGACACCGGCATCCCGCCGGACGATTTCGATATCCGGGTGATCAACGACGTGGTGGAGCATGGCGATGTACTGGGCTTGCTGTATCTGCGCACTGTTTTCCAGCAAGGAATGCTGCTCCACGACAAGGACCCGGATATGCGAGGGGATGTGCTGGAACGTTTTGGATATCGGTACCGGGAATGCGAGGGATTGATCCAGGAGGTCTTGACATGAGGGTCAATTCTTCCGCCATCAGGGGATTTTAGGCTTAAACACAGTATGGTCGATGAAATGCAGCGAATCCACTCCCTGATCCAAGAGGGCGAGTCCCAGACATTGGAGTACAAGCTCTCCTTTGGCCGCGAGGCCATGGAGACTTTGTGCGCGTTCGCCAACGCCAAGGGAGGCTCGGTTTTGATCGGAGTGGACAGCAAGGGTCGGATCAAGGGGGTGCAGGCCTCTTGGGAGAGCGTTCAGCAATGGATCAACCAGCTGAAAGGGTCCACGTCGCCGTCCATCGTCGCCGACGTGGACGTGTTCGAGGTGGAGGGTAAAACCGTCGTAGAGCTTTCCACATTCGGCCATCCCATCAAGCCCATCAGTTTCAAGGGAAAATACTTTACCCGAAAGCACAACTCCAACCATCTCATGACATTGAGTGAGATCGCTAACGAGCACCTGAATACACTGAATTTGAGTTGGGATTTCGCCATTGATCCTCGACATGGCCTGGAAGAAATTTCCTTGGACAAAGTCAACGCCTTCGTTGCTATGGCCAACGCGTTGCGGGACCATCCCATCACGGATGATCCTTTGACCGTTCTGCGCAAATTCGAACTGCTTCGAGAAGGCCGTGTAACTTTGGGATGCTTCCTGCTCTTTTGCCGGGAGCCGAGCCTGATCAGCACCATTGACGCCGGGAGATTCGATTCCGAGACCATTATTCGGGACGGACTGACCATTCGGGATGATCTTTTTTCCGAGGTCGAGGCCTGCATGGGATTTGTCCGGAAGCACATCAGCAAGCGCTACCTGATCACCGACAAGGCCCAGCGCACCGAGGTTTGGGAATACCCCCTGGAGGCGGTTCGAGAGGTCGTGATCAACATGATCGTGCATCGCGACTACCGGGCCAGCGCGGACTCCACCCTGAAAATTTTCAATGACAGGATGGAGTTGTTCAACCCGGGAACCTTGCCCGAAGGCCTCCTGCTCGAAGACATCCTGGCCGGCAGGTCCGCCTCCAATCCCAGGAACAAGCAGATCGCCGGAATGTTCAAGGAAGCCGGACTGATCGAAAAATATGGCTCAGGAATTGTCCGCGTCCACCGGACCATGCTCCAGGCCGGAGCCCCAGCACCACATTTCGAGCCCATGACGCACAGTTTCAAGGTCACGCTCTTTCCCATCTCATTTGGCGGAGTAAGTGGCAGAGTAAATGGCGGAGTAAATGGCGGAGTAAATGGTGTGTTCTCCCATATCCAAAGCCATCCAGGCCAAAATACGGGAAAGATCAGCAAGGCCTTGGGCTTGCCGAAGAGAACCGTTGAACGCCGGATCAGGGAAATGAAAGGCCAGGGGCTGATAGAATTTCGTGGCGCTCCGAAGACGGGTGGGTATTATGCGTGCCGTGACGCCGATTGATCAGACATCCAGAGGTTTTGAATAACCGCAGGAGAAGTCATCATGAATACTATTTCCATGAATTTGGATATCCCACGTGATCTCGTCGTGGCCTTGAATGTACCGCAGGCTGAAATCGCAGATCGATACGGGAACTTATCGCGGTCTCTCTTTTTCGAGAAGGCCGGATTTCTTCAGGAAAAGGATCAGAATTGCTTGGAATTTCCAAATTCACTTTTATCCAACTCCTTGCCAGGCACGGAATAGATTATTTTACCGAAAATTCAGGTGAATTAACCTCTGATGTGGCGGATATCGCGTTATTGCTTCAAAAAGGCATCCAAGTGATTGTTGTATCCAACGCTGGCCTAGTTAGAGAATTGTCAAATTAATAATCAATTCAAGTTCATACCGTTAAGTAGTAATGGATTGAAATGGGATGATTTTGATTGACATTGCTGAATTTTTCAAATCCAAGACATTGAGATAAATGTTTTCTCTCTAATTTTCAGATATATAGTGAGCAAAAGCCATGGAAGATCTGCATACCACGAAACAAAAATTAGTTATTGAGATAGAGCAATTACCAAATATTTCTATTATGGAACTCCAAAATTTTGTCCAATACTTGAAATTTAAACAAGCCGGCATGACAGCCCTATCAAGTGATATTCGTGAATTACGTCCGGAAGATGACCCGATTCTTCGTGTATGTGGATTCATTGATGTACCACCATTTTCTGAGACGATTGATGATACTTTGTATGGTGCACTATGAAGACCATGTGTATTGATACCTGGGGATGGATTAATATTTTCAATCGGAAAGAATCGCATCACCACGAAGTGACTGAAATCTATCATAATGTCCGAAACACACGAGGTATAATCATCACTACTGATTACATTTTAGATGAAGTCTATACGTTGTTGTTTAAACGTGTTTCGTTTGATGTGGCACGGCAAGCTGTTGAAGCTATCTCAAAGGCAATTGAAGATGCGTATCTCAACTTTGTCTGGATTACCCCGGAAAGGTTTAAGGCCGCACAAATACTGCGTATCAAATTCCAGGATAAGCCAGATATCTCGTTTACGGATCTGACTTCGATGGTGGTCATGCAAGAATTGAAGATATCTGAAATTGTGACTGGAGATGCTCACTTTACTCATGTTGGAATGGGATTTAGCTTGCTGCCATAGAAGGGATGGATAGTCGCGTTTGGGTTGTCAATGCATCCCCATTGATATTGCTGGGAAAGTCTGGATATCTCCGATCGTTCCAACGCTGGAGCGTGGGAACGATCGAAAAGCCAACGTTCGCAGAGGCAACCTATGCTCACGTATCAACCTGTTCTGAACCATCCCAAGACCTGACCCCGAGCGCGGATTAGTGGTAAAAAAGGATAGTTCACTTACTCACGAGGAGACGCAAACCATGGAGACTATTTCTTTTAGAACCCAGTCGAAAGGTCATATTATCGAGATCCCCAAAGAATATTCTCATTTTGCCTCCAAGCAAATTGACGTTGTTCTCTCCGTACATGAACCTATGGAAGTGAAGAGTCATATTGAAAAGGGAATGCGTTCCATGTCGTTAAATACAAAATTTTTCAAATTTGATCGTCAAGAAGCAAATCAAAGATGAACGCATATTTTATCGATACGAATGTGTTGATTTATGGTTTTTCTTCAGATGAGCCTATAAAGTCACATATTGCCAACAAATTGATTTTTGATGGTGATGGAATAATTTCCTTGCAGGTTGTCAATGAATTTTCCAATATATGTTTGCGAAAATTTAGAAAAGATCCATCAACCGTCATTGAAGCTGTTAATGAAGTTTATTCAAAGATTCGTGTTGTCAATTTCTCTGTTTCAACGCAGATCAAGGCATTGGAGTTGTGTCAATGTGTAAATGTTTCTTTCTATGATGCATTGATTTTAGCAACTGCCTTGCAAAACAAGTGCTCAATTGTCTATAGTGAAGACATGCAACATGGCCAGATTATTGAACATACATTGACCATAACAAATCCTTTTTTTGCGTGCTCTTAAGTGTATCTCAACCCGAATGAACCTGTTCCGGTAGACGATTGGGAAGTATACAAATGATTTTAATGGATACTCATATCTGGGTTTGGTGAATTCACAATGATAATCGATTAACCAACAGAATTCGAGAACTCATCCAAGCAAGTCATACCCGCGTAGGCAGGTATCCAGTCCACTTTCGCTCAGATGAACTGAGTAGTTACCAAGGAGTTTTGTATATGACTACGCTTACTGTTGATGTCGACTCTTCCTTTTTGGGAACATTGCGACTTTCTCCCGATGAATTCGTACGAGAAATGAAAATCGCCGCAGCCGTGCAATGGTACGCTCAGGGTACCATATCCCAGGAAAAAGCCGCCATGCTTGCCGGTTTGTCGCGCTTTGATTTTCTTGATGAGCTGCGTTTACGGAAAGTTAACGCATGTCAAGCGACACAAGATGAATTGCTCGAGGAAATACATGGATAGTCGCGTTTGGGTTGTCAATGCATCCCCATTGATATTGCTGGGAAAGTCTGGATATCTCCGATCGTTCCAACGCTGGAGCGTGGGAACGATCAAGACGCCCTCGTTCGCAGGGGGGAACCTATGCTCACATGTCAACCTGTTCTGAACCATCCCAGCAATTGAACAGAATTTCCATGCGGCTGAATAAAGAACAAGTTCAAATCATCACGCAAGTCGTGACCCGTGCTGCCGGCCAGGATGCCCGTGTGTTTCTGTTTGGATCGCGGTTGGACGATGCCGCCAGAGGTGGAGATGTGGATCTGTTGGTGGAGACGGACGAAAAAATTCCTCGATTGGTGCATGCCAGGATGAAGATGGAGCTTGAGGAACTGCTTGGATTGCCAGTGGATGTACTCGTTCACGCCCGGAACATGGAGGCATCGCCGTTTGTCGAACTGGCACGGTTGAAGGGACGGCCGATTGGAGATCAGCCATGAAAAAGAACGGTTTGCACCTTGAAAAAGAACATCTTGCCAGGCTGTTGGAAGCAGTTCAGCGGTGCGTGTTTTTTTTGGACGCCTCTGTTCGGAAAATCACTTGGCCGTTGACCGGAGATTTTTTGAGCAGTCAGAGAACAAATGTGGAACTTTTCGAGACCCTTTCAGCCATAAATGAACGTTTTTCAAAATTGCAGGACTCTCTCGGGGCGGCCATGCGTCATGGCGCGATTTTATCCGGTGAAACAACAAACATGTTTCTGAAGGTACTCGCGTTTTATGAAAAAATTGGAGTAATCGAGTCTGTGGATTCCTGGCAACTTTGCCGAACATCACGCAATTTGGCAGCTCATGAATACGGGATCGTTTATTCTGAAATCGCCGACCATTTCAACACACTCAATGAATTGCGACCGACACTATACTCAGTTTCCAGGCGATTTTACGATTTCTGCGCCAGCACGCTTAATGTACAGCCGGTAGAATCTGAATTTTCTGAGGTCTTTCTGCGAGTAACTGAACAATTTCGAGAAAACTTATGATTTTAGCTAAATATCATCTATGCTAATCAAGTAGTCAAGAGCAAGATAAAGACTTGAGAGAGGAAGCATCGAGGAGCAAAAGAGCGTCATGAATACGGTATTGGACATCAGCAGACTGACCCGTGCTGAAAAATATCAGGCCATGGAAGAACTCTGGGAGGATTTGTCTCGCCCTGAGACCGAATATGAATCGCCAGAGTGGCATGGCGACGTGCTTCGAGCACGTGAAGCGGATGTCAAGGCTGGCAGAGATGAATTCGTCCCGTGGGAGGGGCTGACGTTGAATCGCAGTCCCGTTGCTTGATTTTTAGGGAAAGGAATGAATCACATGAAAACAAGTCAAAAATCCCATCAAGCCGGGTTCTCTCTCCTGGAGGTGCTGGTCGGGTTGGTCATTCTGGCTATTGGGCTGCTGGGGCTGGCCGGGATGCAGATGGTTTCGCTGAAGCAGAACAATGAGGCCTACTTGAGGTCCCAGGCGACCTTTCATGCATATGACATCCTGGACAAAATGCGGGCAAATCGGGTGCTGGCTTTGGATGAACACTATATTACTAGTTTCGACCAATCTCCTGACAGTGCTGTCCTGCCGGGTGTAGTCTATAATGATCTCGTTGCATGGAAAACATCTTTGCAATCAGTTTTTCCCGGTCCCGGCAAGGGAAGCATTGCCATGACGAACGGCACGATGGTCAACGTTACGATTACCTGGCGGGAAACATCCGATCAAAACGCAACTGCATGGCAGACATTCACGACGCAAACCGAACTGTGAGGTAGAGCGAATGAATTCTCCGAAAAACTCCCAGTCCGGGCTGTCCATTGTCGAAGCCCTGGTGACCATGGTCATTCTGCTGATCGTGATGGGCGGGGTGTACCAGATTTTTCAGAGCAATTCCCTGACCTACCGGATGCAACAGGGCATGTCCCGGATGCAGGAGAGCGGGCGTTTTGCCATGGATTTCATGCTCAATGATATCCGTATGGCCGGGTACCTGGGATGCGTCAGCAGCGGAACGGTGACGAACAACCTTGCCAACGCAACGGGCATAAATGACTATTCTTTTGCCGTGCAAGAATTTTCCTCGCACCCAAACCAATTGATCATCCGCAGGGCTTTGGACAAACGGGTGGACATCCTAGGCATTGACTCGCAGACCAACTCCACCACAACCTTGGAGATCGACGACACAGACTTCAGCTTTGACGCCAATGAGTTTCTGGTTGTGAACAACTGCGAAGCCATTTTCATAACCAGTGCACAGGGTGCCTCCAATAATGGCACTTTGCAAGTCGCAGGCGGGAACATTCCGAACAATTTCTTAACTAACAATATGGGGGAGGTCCTGAATGTCGGGGCGATCACCTATTACGTTCAACAGGATCCCAGCAATAACAACATACTGTCACTGTATCGTGAAGTAAGTCATCATACAACTACCGCCCAGCCAATCGTCGAGGGCATTGATGCCATCCGCTTCTGGTACGGGATCGACACAAACAATGACCGGAGTGTTGATGATTTTGTGGATGCCGCCGGAGTTTCGGACTGGAGTCAGGTCCGCAGTATCCGGATCGCCCTGTTGGCCGCATCTCCCGAAGAAATTCGGGGTATGGAGCCGGATGCAACCCCAAGTTACACCCTGCTTGGAGATACGATCATCCCAGCAACAGATGATCGTCGAAAGTTACGCCGGGTGTTCGAGGCATCCATTGGTATCCGTAATCAACTACAATAGGAATTAGGATACATGAAAAAAATGTTCAAAAGCGAAAAAATGGGCAAC from the Desulfonatronum thioautotrophicum genome contains:
- a CDS encoding ABC transporter ATP-binding protein, producing the protein MLSLKNIVKYFHRGSVNEVLALQNVCLDVRRGDFICIIGSNGAGKSTLLNGLAGCFFPDQGTILLDERDITSWPEYKRAKFIGRVFQDPLLGTCATMTIEQNLALALRRGRFRGLSAGVRRLDRDLFRDKLRMLDLGLEDRFQDAVGLLSGGQRQALTMVMATLVRPDILLLDEHTAALDPKTGRQILDLTDRLVEGMELTTLMVTHNMHQALRMGNRLIMMHRGEIILDITGEEKSRLQVDDLLARFYSLKQDAFASDKMLLV
- the ndk gene encoding nucleoside-diphosphate kinase produces the protein MSERTLCMIKPDGVERNLIGNVLTRIETAGLRIVALRKLRLTTAQAEGFYAVHKERPFFQSLVSYMTSGPIVAAVLEGDNAISRWRELMGATNPANAEQGTIRKDLALDVERNTVHGSDAPETAAQEIPYFFNTMEQQG
- the proC gene encoding pyrroline-5-carboxylate reductase, whose product is MSPLRVGSIGLGNMGAAMIKAISSRPDTSIHGYDPDWNKVHCLVDIPGFVPSESAGDVLRKTDFVFLAVKPQVMATVLTEAVPSLRPETCLISIAAGIGLEQLQAWSDQRCAVIRVMPNTPAMVRSGVSAVCFEDPRVTGDQKATVVELLGLLGQVHELPERYFHAFTALVGSGPAYVFHFMDALVQAGVSAGLGRPQAEQMVAGLLEGSVKLAQETGYSLSALQHMVTSPGGTTIAALNHLDRTAVRGSIIDAVHEAEQRSRELGGE
- a CDS encoding GspH/FimT family pseudopilin, whose amino-acid sequence is MRRQSSGLTFIEILVAIVIALVLAAVSAPYLTGMYRSAGVSTVAHDYLSTLSFARSEAIKRNQRVTVCKSEDGQECTTQGGWEQGWIVFVDAQNQAQVADPADILRVRGPLRAGMTLTGNMPVRNYVSYVANGSTQYVSGAFQAGTLTLCRQERGVKFVLARAGRVRTEQTTCQ
- a CDS encoding Fic family protein, yielding MFDRLKHLDRDLQDALFVQLRNLWTHASTAIEGNTLTLGETAFVLGEGLTVSCKPLKDHQEVLGHARAIELVYEIVKRDKPLCEANLFALHAAVQVEQVFDVYKPVGGWKFEPNSTVMVFDDEQIIFEYAAPEDVPGLMEKWFALFERFQRASDTARERSRDEALQAYVHIHTAFVRIHPFSDGNGRLARLVANIPVIRAGFPPIIIPKQGRQEYSAALTEYHQQAGPLDAEGELLPNLEALDRFSTFCSSAWAESNRLVDKAFALQRNRESKVQS
- a CDS encoding GspH/FimT family pseudopilin, which encodes MIGFQPNRESGFSIIEVLIVVAIASILTAIAIPAFNVFIGNTRVSTVTNEFVSALNLARSEAIKRGGDVHVCRSSNGATCATSGHWGQGWLIADENDTPIRVREGLREPSSFAGNGTLATNTNTRITFSRDGRVLENVDASFLQVQSKGRSMCIRINSAGRVRSESGACS
- a CDS encoding type II toxin-antitoxin system RelB/DinJ family antitoxin gives rise to the protein METEAKIKVDQYNYQQAKKILQHIGLDYSQAINLFNEMIIFQKGLPFEYKYPNAETLKAMEEARNMDGDFISIDELSKAQYAFRAGDLSANRPSGNNNYAFGLCPKGASSRSPGLDSQRLAYPGSIERK
- a CDS encoding nucleotidyltransferase family protein, whose product is MIEATTIDPATMQRYRETAKRRFDALARQRDERRTKAWEVAHAAGELLRRRFHARMVWVFGSLLQDGLFHDHSDVDVAALGLRQEDILKAVAAVTSLDSDISVDLVIFEDAPKSLRQIIQAEGRPV
- a CDS encoding nucleotidyltransferase domain-containing protein, which translates into the protein MNSETQGNSMQIISRHLETIKQGIAQDDRIVFAYLYGSALEDPGARDIDIALYARDGVDPFLLSADTALGLSRDTGIPPDDFDIRVINDVVEHGDVLGLLYLRTVFQQGMLLHDKDPDMRGDVLERFGYRYRECEGLIQEVLT